One Thermofilum sp. genomic window carries:
- a CDS encoding QueT transporter family protein has translation MRAREAALSSIIAATYAVLVIVLAPISFGLVQVRLADALIPLSTVLGYPAAVGVTVGCFVGNLVAASWGSPLLNLVDAILGSAANFLAGYLGWKLCSSCGFRRRALAALVQATVISLIVGAYLRYLLLWAFDLDVPIALSILSVFAGSLASVVAVGVPLAALVERRLPAGRNPL, from the coding sequence GTGAGAGCTAGAGAAGCAGCTCTCTCGTCAATAATAGCGGCGACCTACGCCGTACTCGTCATAGTGCTGGCACCCATCTCATTCGGGCTTGTGCAAGTCCGCCTAGCCGACGCCCTGATCCCTCTATCCACGGTTCTCGGCTACCCTGCTGCTGTCGGCGTCACGGTGGGCTGCTTCGTCGGGAACCTGGTCGCAGCATCCTGGGGAAGTCCCCTCCTCAACTTGGTGGACGCCATTCTCGGCAGCGCTGCGAACTTTCTGGCAGGCTACCTGGGCTGGAAGCTTTGCTCCAGCTGCGGCTTCAGGAGGAGAGCGCTCGCCGCGCTAGTGCAAGCTACGGTGATTTCGCTGATCGTCGGGGCGTACTTGAGGTACCTGCTGCTCTGGGCTTTCGACCTCGATGTTCCCATCGCTTTATCGATCCTCTCCGTTTTCGCCGGCTCGCTAGCTTCCGTGGTCGCGGTGGGCGTGCCGCTCGCTGCCCTCGTGGAAAGGAGGCTGCCGGCTGGACGGAACCCTCTTTAA
- a CDS encoding substrate-binding domain-containing protein: protein MARGLIMRDELEPLPRFAKLLERGEVSFHFAIRAGEALLGRDLLAVLKAVESSGTLRRASEVLGAGYSAAWRVLSDSELALGVKLVRRTAGGYGGGGAFLTPHGALVLGRLEYILRRINSLRKVLATPDLRIYGSDCPGVRLVVDDLWERGLGSVYSAVGSWNGLELLSEGLCEVSGLHIPNPDGEGYNTFILRDERFKGRLVLVRGYVRRVGFVVRKGNPKSIRSFRDLARPGIVLANRNRGSGTRSFVDDQLKRLAAQEGIPVKRLLSSVRGYRSEHPSHTAVAHAVASGRADVGVALEWAAKLFDLDFVPLREEHYDFAVLRSALTSRGVREFLEALGSSNVRKGLESLGFTVPSDIGSVLHGKQA from the coding sequence GTGGCTAGGGGGCTGATCATGAGAGACGAGCTCGAGCCCCTACCTAGGTTCGCGAAGCTCTTAGAGCGGGGGGAGGTTAGCTTCCACTTCGCAATTCGGGCCGGTGAAGCGCTCCTCGGGAGGGACCTGCTCGCAGTTCTCAAAGCTGTAGAGTCCTCGGGGACTCTGAGGAGAGCGTCCGAGGTTCTTGGCGCGGGCTACAGCGCAGCCTGGAGGGTTCTGAGCGATTCGGAATTGGCGCTAGGAGTGAAGCTCGTGAGGCGCACCGCTGGAGGCTACGGCGGTGGGGGGGCTTTTCTCACCCCGCACGGCGCGCTCGTCCTGGGGAGGCTGGAGTACATCCTGAGGAGGATTAACTCTCTTCGCAAGGTGCTGGCGACGCCGGACCTCCGGATCTACGGGAGCGATTGCCCCGGCGTTAGGCTGGTCGTGGACGACCTTTGGGAGAGGGGTCTGGGCTCGGTTTACTCGGCTGTCGGGTCCTGGAATGGGCTCGAGCTGCTCTCCGAGGGCCTCTGCGAGGTATCAGGGCTCCACATACCCAACCCAGACGGCGAGGGGTACAACACTTTCATTCTCCGCGATGAGCGCTTTAAGGGCCGCTTAGTGCTAGTCCGCGGCTACGTCAGAAGGGTGGGCTTCGTCGTGAGGAAGGGGAACCCCAAGTCCATCAGGAGCTTCCGAGACCTCGCGCGCCCCGGCATCGTGCTGGCGAACCGGAACAGGGGCAGCGGGACCCGATCCTTTGTGGATGATCAGCTGAAGAGGCTGGCAGCGCAGGAAGGCATTCCCGTAAAGCGCCTGCTATCCTCGGTCAGAGGGTACCGCAGCGAGCACCCCTCCCACACAGCTGTCGCGCACGCCGTAGCCTCGGGCAGAGCTGACGTGGGAGTGGCGCTCGAGTGGGCGGCAAAGCTCTTTGACCTGGACTTCGTGCCCCTGCGCGAAGAGCACTACGACTTCGCTGTGCTGCGAAGCGCTTTAACCTCCAGAGGGGTCAGGGAGTTCCTAGAGGCGTTGGGGAGCAGCAACGTTAGGAAAGGACTCGAGAGCCTTGGCTTCACCGTGCCGAGCGATATAGGCAGCGTTCTCCACGGAAAGCAAGCTTAA
- a CDS encoding glycerophosphodiester phosphodiesterase family protein has product MLIGDLKGRFFVVAHRGASGHEPENTLRAVRRAIEIGADVVEVDVRVSKDGALVVIHDDTVDRTTSGRGKVRDMTAAELRSLDAGKGERIPLLEEVLDEVKGRVALFLEIKELEAAAPALRLVKERGMLDQVLFISFDQETLSAVKGAEPAAHVGLIYVKPEGGIVEAKRLGCEFVLPYYRLATEKAVAFAHRMKLLVVAWTVDDPALAAELKGRGVDGVASNYPDRILPLRGGTSASTR; this is encoded by the coding sequence ATGCTCATCGGCGATTTGAAGGGTAGGTTTTTCGTCGTCGCACACAGGGGAGCTAGCGGGCACGAGCCTGAGAACACCCTGAGAGCTGTCAGGAGGGCTATCGAGATCGGCGCGGACGTTGTAGAGGTCGACGTCAGGGTGAGCAAGGACGGGGCACTGGTCGTGATTCACGATGACACCGTGGACAGGACGACGAGCGGCCGGGGCAAGGTTCGCGACATGACTGCTGCCGAGCTGAGGAGCCTGGATGCCGGGAAGGGGGAGAGGATCCCCCTGCTCGAAGAGGTTCTCGACGAGGTGAAGGGCAGGGTCGCACTTTTCCTCGAGATAAAGGAACTTGAAGCTGCGGCACCCGCGCTGCGCCTCGTAAAGGAGCGCGGCATGCTAGACCAGGTTCTCTTCATTTCCTTTGACCAGGAGACCCTTTCGGCGGTGAAGGGTGCGGAGCCTGCCGCACACGTGGGTCTCATCTACGTCAAGCCGGAGGGTGGGATCGTTGAAGCGAAGCGCCTAGGCTGCGAGTTCGTGCTCCCCTACTACCGGCTGGCGACGGAGAAGGCTGTCGCCTTCGCTCACAGGATGAAGCTTCTAGTCGTAGCGTGGACGGTGGACGACCCAGCGCTAGCGGCTGAGCTGAAAGGCAGAGGCGTGGATGGTGTTGCGTCAAACTACCCAGATAGAATACTGCCGCTCCGCGGCGGTACGAGCGCGTCAACGCGTTGA
- the brxL gene encoding BREX system Lon protease-like protein BrxL yields the protein MLSSAGSKVRRIFGDAVVDKGLARRVGVSRVPAFITEYLLSRLCQGEDSVCVEKAARLIAELHPEPGDRERFLGVLKERGEVKILDEFRVRVDLKRNLYLLQIPSLGINDALVDNALPRTYERIFSGLWGIGVLRYTPRSAQSSRSGKVTPVTLVDFEPFQTEIVDARSFAEAREEFTTEEWVDLLITSVGLNPAMYSFEQKVLLLARLIPLVEPNVNTLELGPRATGKTYVYRNLTYYSRIYAGGTVTPARLFFDARLSLPGDLAVNDVVVFDEVSRVKFSSADEIASKLKDYMVDGFFERGSLKRAHSTCSLVFLGNIDLEALGDASSALSYLPSFMHDTAFLDRIHGFIHGWELPKIMESGKHLASGYGLASDYLAEVMHRLRSESFDGLVQDHVELVGQYTIRDEKAVRKLVSGALKLIYPNGSIERAVLQRVVNLVIDLRNNVVRLLTALSPSEYPAKKLSAVVRA from the coding sequence TTGCTCTCCAGCGCCGGCTCCAAGGTGCGCAGAATTTTCGGCGACGCTGTCGTCGACAAAGGGCTGGCCAGGCGAGTCGGTGTCAGCCGCGTGCCTGCCTTCATCACGGAATACCTTTTGTCGAGGCTGTGCCAGGGCGAGGACTCGGTGTGCGTTGAGAAAGCTGCGAGGCTGATAGCGGAGCTCCACCCGGAGCCTGGGGATCGCGAGAGGTTTCTAGGCGTCCTCAAGGAGAGGGGGGAGGTGAAGATTCTCGACGAGTTCAGGGTCCGCGTAGACCTGAAGAGGAACCTTTACCTGCTGCAGATCCCGTCTCTGGGCATCAACGACGCGCTCGTCGACAACGCTCTGCCGAGGACATACGAGAGGATTTTCTCGGGGCTCTGGGGGATCGGCGTGCTACGCTACACCCCCCGTTCGGCGCAGAGCAGCCGCTCCGGGAAAGTGACGCCAGTCACCTTGGTAGACTTCGAGCCTTTCCAGACGGAGATCGTCGACGCGAGGAGCTTCGCTGAAGCTAGGGAGGAGTTTACGACAGAGGAGTGGGTAGACCTTCTCATCACCAGCGTCGGCCTCAACCCGGCTATGTACAGTTTTGAGCAGAAAGTGCTCCTTCTCGCGAGGCTCATACCTCTCGTTGAGCCTAACGTGAACACGCTAGAGCTAGGCCCGAGAGCCACGGGGAAGACTTACGTCTACCGCAACCTCACCTACTACTCGAGGATCTACGCCGGCGGCACCGTGACTCCGGCTAGGCTATTCTTCGACGCGAGGCTTTCCTTGCCCGGCGACCTGGCTGTGAACGACGTGGTTGTGTTCGACGAGGTTAGCAGAGTCAAGTTCTCGAGCGCGGACGAAATAGCGTCTAAGCTTAAAGACTACATGGTCGACGGCTTCTTCGAGAGGGGGTCTCTGAAGAGAGCCCACAGCACCTGCTCTCTGGTATTCCTCGGCAACATAGACCTTGAAGCTCTAGGAGATGCTTCGTCGGCGCTATCGTACCTTCCCTCGTTTATGCACGATACAGCTTTCCTGGACAGGATTCACGGCTTCATCCACGGGTGGGAGCTCCCGAAGATAATGGAGAGCGGCAAGCACCTGGCTTCGGGCTACGGGCTAGCTTCCGACTACCTCGCCGAGGTGATGCACCGGTTGAGAAGCGAGTCTTTCGACGGTTTAGTCCAGGATCACGTCGAGCTTGTTGGGCAGTACACGATTAGGGATGAGAAAGCGGTGCGCAAGCTCGTGTCCGGTGCGCTCAAGCTCATCTACCCTAACGGGTCGATCGAGCGAGCAGTCCTCCAAAGAGTAGTTAACCTAGTCATCGATCTCAGGAACAACGTTGTGAGGCTCTTGACGGCTCTCTCGCCCAGCGAGTACCCTGCGAAGAAGCTCAGCGCGGTTGTTAGAGCGTAG
- a CDS encoding NUDIX hydrolase has protein sequence MSSPRVVDDQLLCRGRRVALYRRIVEWDGRLFEKDLVSFGRSVVIVPELARGRLIFVRQWRAPIAKWIIELPAGRVEPGEDPREAAARELEEETGYRAGELESLGRAYVSPGYSDELIEIFTARKLAKAAARPDEGEFLEVVELNPLEYIRLCGSGEGDLKSLAAILLYAERSGWLRGA, from the coding sequence TTGAGTAGCCCAAGGGTGGTTGACGACCAGCTGCTGTGCCGCGGGCGCCGGGTCGCGCTTTACCGGAGGATCGTCGAGTGGGATGGGAGGCTTTTCGAGAAGGATCTAGTGTCTTTCGGGCGCTCCGTGGTCATCGTCCCGGAGCTGGCACGGGGTCGGCTGATTTTCGTGCGGCAGTGGCGGGCCCCCATCGCGAAGTGGATTATCGAGCTCCCCGCGGGCCGCGTCGAGCCCGGAGAGGATCCTCGCGAAGCTGCTGCCAGGGAGCTTGAAGAAGAGACGGGGTACCGCGCCGGGGAGCTTGAGAGCCTTGGGCGAGCGTACGTCTCGCCAGGCTACAGCGATGAGCTAATCGAGATCTTTACCGCCAGAAAGCTTGCGAAAGCTGCCGCCCGCCCCGATGAGGGCGAGTTCTTGGAGGTCGTGGAGCTGAACCCTCTCGAGTACATTAGGCTCTGCGGGAGCGGGGAGGGAGACTTGAAGTCGCTCGCAGCTATCCTCCTCTACGCTGAGAGAAGCGGGTGGTTGCGTGGGGCTTAG
- a CDS encoding ABC transporter ATP-binding protein, whose protein sequence is MLEVESLWAGYGNMTVLQGVSVSVEKKQIVAVIGPNGAGKTTLLNAVFGLASVHSGRIRFNGQDVVGRRPHELVRLGIGYAPQLDNVFPNLTVEENLQVGAFIRGKDPAVAADIEDVLELFPEIKRRRSQKAKFLSGGERQMLAVARALMTRPSLLLLDEPTAGLSPKAGSTLMKKVKEIQETRGVSILLVEQNVERAFEVSESAYVLVSGRIVKHAPVSELREIAPEKLFFVL, encoded by the coding sequence ATGCTTGAAGTCGAAAGCTTGTGGGCGGGTTACGGCAACATGACCGTGCTCCAAGGGGTTAGCGTCAGCGTTGAGAAGAAGCAGATAGTAGCCGTGATCGGCCCGAACGGCGCCGGGAAAACAACGCTCCTCAACGCGGTCTTCGGGCTTGCTTCCGTGCACTCCGGGAGGATTCGCTTCAACGGGCAGGACGTGGTTGGCAGGCGGCCTCACGAGCTCGTCAGGCTCGGTATCGGCTACGCTCCTCAACTAGACAACGTTTTCCCCAACCTCACTGTCGAGGAGAACCTCCAGGTTGGAGCGTTCATCCGCGGGAAAGACCCGGCCGTGGCGGCCGACATCGAAGACGTGCTGGAGCTATTCCCGGAGATTAAGCGCAGGAGGAGCCAGAAGGCTAAGTTCCTCAGCGGCGGCGAGAGGCAGATGCTAGCGGTGGCAAGGGCGCTGATGACCAGGCCAAGCCTCCTCCTTCTCGACGAGCCTACTGCCGGCCTCTCACCCAAAGCCGGATCCACCCTCATGAAGAAGGTGAAGGAGATCCAGGAGACTAGGGGCGTTTCGATACTGCTCGTTGAGCAGAACGTTGAGAGAGCTTTCGAGGTCTCAGAGTCCGCGTACGTGCTGGTCAGCGGGAGGATCGTGAAGCATGCTCCTGTCAGCGAGCTCCGCGAAATCGCCCCCGAGAAGCTCTTCTTCGTGCTTTAA
- a CDS encoding ATP-binding cassette domain-containing protein, giving the protein MIEARSLVKAYGGVPVLRGVSVFARRGEVTCIVGPNGSGKTTLLRILALLEKPDSGEVLYDGVVPASSEQVARVKAKTAYVPQRAHALSMSVYSNVYLALRSRGVPPQEASRRAEEALKVFGLYEARRKSALSLSGGQRQLLSVARALALQPEYMLLDEPTSNLDSERAALVLKLLKSFAREEGAAVILVTHRVAEAREIADRTFILMSGRVVAALDGAPEGEELEKWLGG; this is encoded by the coding sequence ATGATCGAAGCGAGATCCCTTGTGAAGGCTTACGGTGGGGTGCCCGTTCTGAGGGGGGTAAGCGTCTTCGCGAGGAGAGGCGAGGTGACGTGCATCGTAGGTCCTAACGGCTCTGGAAAGACCACGCTTCTCAGGATCCTGGCTCTGCTGGAGAAGCCGGACTCCGGCGAGGTGCTTTACGACGGTGTAGTGCCTGCAAGCAGCGAGCAGGTAGCCAGGGTGAAGGCTAAGACTGCTTACGTTCCACAGAGGGCCCACGCCCTTTCGATGAGCGTCTACAGCAACGTTTACCTTGCGCTGCGCAGCAGGGGTGTCCCGCCTCAGGAGGCTTCGAGGCGCGCTGAGGAAGCGCTGAAGGTTTTCGGGCTCTACGAGGCCAGGAGGAAGAGCGCGCTTTCCCTCTCTGGCGGGCAGAGGCAGCTCCTCTCCGTCGCGAGAGCTCTCGCGCTCCAACCGGAGTACATGCTCCTCGACGAGCCGACGAGCAACCTGGACTCAGAGAGAGCTGCACTCGTCCTTAAGCTACTCAAAAGCTTCGCGCGGGAGGAGGGTGCCGCGGTCATCCTGGTTACGCACAGGGTGGCAGAAGCGAGGGAGATCGCTGACAGAACCTTCATCCTAATGAGCGGTAGAGTCGTCGCCGCGCTTGACGGCGCGCCTGAGGGGGAGGAGCTGGAGAAGTGGCTAGGGGGCTGA
- a CDS encoding DUF488 family protein translates to MRAYTLGYGGLPPERFLEVLSSVGCRVVVDVRRFPRSRVGFYSGESLKVELERVGVSYVWLGELGALGLSKKYKAAEPIACTSSPTFQAYVAYLATEPLALNALSRIRGMAAEGLAPLIICKERRPEHCHRQFIADALTAMGVEVLHIIGEEMVEHAGSPCREYLSSKLPREFTQREC, encoded by the coding sequence GTGCGCGCGTACACGCTCGGCTACGGCGGCTTGCCGCCCGAACGCTTCCTCGAAGTGTTGAGCAGTGTAGGCTGCAGAGTGGTGGTTGATGTGCGCAGGTTTCCCCGCTCGCGCGTCGGCTTCTACAGCGGTGAGAGCTTGAAGGTGGAGCTAGAGAGAGTGGGGGTTTCCTACGTCTGGCTCGGCGAGCTCGGGGCGCTCGGCTTGAGCAAGAAGTACAAGGCTGCGGAGCCTATAGCCTGCACGAGCTCACCCACGTTTCAAGCGTACGTAGCCTACCTGGCTACCGAGCCTTTAGCGCTCAACGCCCTCTCGAGGATAAGGGGTATGGCTGCTGAGGGGCTGGCCCCGCTGATCATCTGCAAAGAGAGGAGGCCCGAGCACTGCCACAGGCAGTTTATCGCTGACGCGCTCACCGCGATGGGAGTCGAGGTACTCCACATCATCGGCGAGGAGATGGTAGAACACGCCGGCTCGCCCTGCCGCGAATACTTGTCATCCAAGCTCCCGCGGGAGTTTACACAAAGAGAATGCTGA
- a CDS encoding MFS transporter has translation MLKRRGKLGRNAKWLLLTEPGWSLPMPSIFYYQSIYVVELGFSEIEYGLLVSLLKGFSILTPFAAVPLASRVGFKRAFLLIDVLGNAGFLLPLISGKRELLPLAFAAGSLIAASSILWEVLLVTGTDEDALVTAYSISSVIYIVGSMLPPLAGVVMERLGIVNGYRLAALAALTSFLAKTAVLAFTLEEPRDGSSRRGASRPSFARSIREVLSDRGAGLLLLYFMLSSILYSVFSYLSLYLHDERGARMRVEDVGLISTISSAVSLLVVLTVAVRPLNPLAYLIASATAGSLAYALYSLSSLEPKLAFAAAALSGLRGAEFSVARALFIGLLGGGVFERGHAITLSYTLGSLVEVPAPAAVGLLYRLHPVAIWLLALTATLTQIAALVLLRRASGRNLFPAARSSQ, from the coding sequence ATGCTTAAGCGGAGAGGTAAGCTCGGCAGGAACGCGAAGTGGCTGCTGCTAACGGAGCCGGGATGGTCTTTACCAATGCCCTCCATCTTCTACTATCAGTCCATCTACGTTGTAGAGCTAGGTTTCAGCGAGATCGAGTACGGGCTCCTCGTGAGCCTCTTAAAAGGCTTCTCGATCCTGACTCCTTTCGCCGCTGTCCCCCTAGCGTCTAGGGTGGGCTTCAAGAGAGCTTTCCTGCTGATCGATGTGCTGGGCAACGCCGGCTTCCTTCTCCCTCTCATCTCGGGGAAGCGCGAGCTCCTACCTCTAGCGTTCGCAGCAGGCTCACTTATCGCGGCCTCCAGTATCCTCTGGGAGGTGCTTCTCGTGACGGGAACCGACGAGGACGCCTTGGTGACTGCCTACTCGATATCTTCCGTGATCTACATCGTTGGGAGCATGCTCCCTCCTCTCGCGGGGGTAGTAATGGAGCGGCTGGGAATCGTGAACGGCTACAGGCTCGCCGCTCTCGCCGCTCTTACCAGCTTCCTGGCTAAGACCGCCGTCCTAGCATTCACCCTGGAGGAGCCTCGTGATGGGTCTTCGCGCAGGGGTGCGAGCCGGCCCAGCTTCGCTCGCTCCATCCGAGAAGTTCTCTCGGATCGCGGTGCGGGACTGCTGCTACTTTACTTCATGCTGTCTTCGATTCTCTACTCCGTCTTCAGCTACCTCTCCCTCTACTTGCACGACGAGAGGGGGGCTAGGATGCGCGTCGAGGACGTAGGGCTCATCTCAACGATCTCGTCGGCGGTCTCCCTCCTGGTTGTCCTCACAGTCGCGGTGAGGCCTCTCAACCCGCTCGCATACCTGATCGCGTCGGCTACCGCTGGCTCCCTGGCTTACGCGCTCTACTCTCTGTCGAGCCTGGAGCCTAAGCTCGCCTTCGCGGCTGCTGCTCTCTCCGGGCTGCGGGGAGCCGAGTTCTCCGTAGCGCGAGCTCTGTTCATCGGGCTGCTCGGCGGCGGAGTGTTCGAGAGAGGACACGCGATAACTCTCTCCTACACTCTCGGCAGTCTTGTCGAAGTTCCAGCTCCAGCCGCGGTAGGGCTGCTCTACAGGCTCCACCCAGTGGCTATCTGGTTGCTTGCGCTTACAGCCACGCTCACACAGATCGCTGCACTCGTTCTACTGAGGAGGGCGAGCGGGCGGAACCTCTTCCCAGCGGCGCGCAGCTCCCAGTGA
- a CDS encoding substrate-binding domain-containing protein, whose protein sequence is MGKRLAAGVLVVLLFVSLYLVLTARQGESGEASQRSARRVLVRVATTTSLDASGLLDTLKREFEIRHPGIEVVWVAVGTGQALEMARRGDVDLVLTHDRELEDRFISEGYGVHGVTFACNEFYVLGPPEDPAGVSGARSAAEAFSRVYSAGEAGRAVFVSRGDNSGTHLKELSLWSSAGLSPGGKPWYRETGQGMAQTLMVADQLRAYTLCDSSTYAAFASRVGLKVLFRGDLSLRNFYRAILVNPERFPWVSYSAAHEFVKFVVSPEGQRAVSEHRKGGLQLFEACFGRFDVLELGGPYEREQVEYWEKQLSG, encoded by the coding sequence ATGGGTAAGCGCTTAGCAGCTGGAGTTCTCGTGGTTCTGCTCTTCGTCTCTCTCTACCTGGTTCTCACCGCTCGGCAGGGCGAGAGCGGGGAGGCTTCCCAGCGCTCGGCGCGGAGAGTCCTTGTGAGAGTAGCGACTACGACGAGCCTCGACGCATCGGGACTGCTGGACACGCTCAAGAGAGAGTTCGAGATCAGGCACCCGGGCATCGAGGTGGTGTGGGTGGCTGTTGGGACAGGCCAAGCGCTCGAGATGGCGAGAAGGGGGGATGTTGACCTGGTGTTGACGCACGATAGAGAGCTTGAAGATAGGTTCATCAGCGAAGGCTACGGAGTCCACGGGGTCACTTTCGCCTGTAACGAGTTCTACGTGCTGGGGCCTCCTGAGGACCCCGCCGGGGTTTCAGGAGCGCGTAGCGCTGCCGAGGCTTTTTCTAGAGTCTACTCTGCGGGTGAGGCTGGTAGAGCGGTGTTTGTTTCGCGGGGCGATAACTCGGGTACGCACCTGAAAGAGCTGAGTCTCTGGTCGAGCGCTGGGCTCAGCCCTGGAGGGAAGCCCTGGTACCGCGAGACCGGTCAAGGCATGGCTCAGACCCTGATGGTAGCTGACCAGCTGCGCGCGTACACTCTGTGTGACTCCTCCACTTACGCGGCTTTCGCCAGTAGGGTGGGCTTGAAGGTTCTCTTCAGAGGAGACCTCTCGCTTAGGAACTTCTACCGCGCGATTCTCGTGAATCCGGAGAGGTTCCCCTGGGTTAGCTACAGCGCAGCGCACGAGTTCGTGAAGTTCGTGGTATCGCCCGAGGGTCAGAGAGCGGTCAGCGAGCACCGCAAGGGCGGACTGCAGCTCTTCGAAGCTTGCTTCGGCAGGTTCGATGTCTTAGAGTTGGGTGGCCCCTACGAGAGGGAGCAGGTAGAGTACTGGGAGAAACAGCTGAGCGGCTAG
- a CDS encoding ABC transporter permease, protein MEPYELLHITLLSVKVSLTATLLSSAVGVPLGLFLATRARWKRALSLLVNTAMGLPPVLLGLLLYLLLSRSGPLSFLGLLFTPEGMVLSQFLLTLPIVAGLTMAAVEALPRDVKELIDSISTSPLYRYLFYLSEVRAHVFAASLTALARAVSEVGSVIIVGGNIRYHTRVLTTAIVYYTNAGDFEAALQLGGVLVLLYFAANLLALAIRARVVQA, encoded by the coding sequence ATGGAGCCCTACGAGCTGCTCCACATTACGTTGCTGTCCGTGAAAGTCTCGCTGACGGCGACCCTCCTGTCTTCTGCGGTAGGCGTTCCTCTCGGGCTCTTCCTGGCTACGAGGGCCCGCTGGAAGCGAGCGCTGAGCTTACTCGTGAACACGGCGATGGGTCTACCCCCCGTCCTTCTCGGGCTTCTGCTCTACCTCCTCCTCTCGAGGAGCGGCCCCCTAAGCTTTCTCGGCCTGCTCTTCACTCCCGAGGGGATGGTTCTCTCGCAGTTTCTCCTCACTCTACCGATAGTCGCGGGCTTGACGATGGCGGCTGTAGAGGCCCTCCCCCGCGACGTTAAGGAGCTTATCGACTCTATCAGCACGAGCCCGCTCTACCGGTACCTGTTCTACCTGAGCGAAGTCCGCGCGCACGTGTTCGCCGCGTCGCTGACCGCGCTAGCGAGAGCGGTCTCCGAGGTTGGCTCCGTCATAATCGTTGGCGGAAACATCCGCTACCACACCCGCGTGCTCACAACAGCTATCGTGTACTACACGAACGCTGGGGACTTCGAGGCTGCGCTGCAGCTAGGCGGGGTTCTCGTGCTTCTCTACTTTGCTGCGAACTTGCTGGCTTTAGCGATTAGAGCGAGGGTGGTTCAAGCATGA